Proteins from a genomic interval of Medicago truncatula cultivar Jemalong A17 chromosome 3, MtrunA17r5.0-ANR, whole genome shotgun sequence:
- the LOC25489208 gene encoding probable metal-nicotianamine transporter YSL7 isoform X2 has product MQKVFISIAMILGDGLYNFVKVLSTTLIGMYKQWNKKDKGAESNDPNAPLQPTLSFDDKRRTEMFLKDQIPSWFSIAGYVIIGIISIITIPHIFHQIKWYHVILIYIIAPALAFCNAYGCGLTDWSLASTYGKLAIFTIGAWAGSANGGVLAGLAACGVMMNIVSTASDLMQDFKTGYMTLASPKSMFVSQVIGTAMGCIISPCVFWLFYHAFGTLGQPGSAYPAPYALVFRNIAIIGVDGFSALPKNCLRLCIAFFFSAIVINFVRDLVPKKYSKFIPVPMAMAIPFYIGSSFAIDMCVGSLILFIWQKVDRAKADAFGSAVASGLICGDGIWTLPSSFLALAGVKPPICMKFLSKAKNAKVDAFLEH; this is encoded by the exons ATGCAAAAG GTTTTCATATCCATAGCAATGATCCTTGGTGATGGTCTATACAACTTTGTGAAAGTTCTTAGCACAACTCTTATAGGTATGTACAAGCAATGGAACAAAAAAGACAAAGGAGCAGAGTCTAATGATCCAAATGCTCCTCTCCAACCTACACTTTCATTTGACGACAAGCGCAGAACCGAGATGTTCCTCAAAGATCAAATCCCCTCCTGGTTTTCTATCGCAGGCTATGTCATAATTGGTATAATTTCAATAATTACCATACCCCACATTTTTCACCAGATAAAGTGGTATCACGTCATTTTGATTTACATCATTGCACCCGCACTAGCCTTTTGCAATGCCTACGGTTGTGGATTAACAGATTGGTCCCTTGCATCGACCTATGGAAAATTAGCCATCTTCACCATCGGTGCTTGGGCAGGTTCAGCCAACGGTGGTGTCCTAGCCGGTTTAGCAGCATGTGGCGTCATGATGAACATTGTTTCAACAGCTTCCGATCTTATGCAAGACTTCAAAACAGGTTACATGACATTGGCTTCGCCGAAATCCATGTTTGTGAGCCAAGTTATTGGAACTGCTATGGGATGTATTATATCACCATGTGTTTTCTGGCTATTCTACCATGCTTTCGGTACTCTTGGTCAACCTGGTTCAGCATACCCTGCACCTTATGCACTTGTTTTTCGAAACATTGCAATAATAGGTGTGGACGGATTCTCCGCTCTGCCGAAAAACTGCCTCAGACTTTGCATTGCGTTTTTCTTCAGTGCCATAGTTATTAATTTTGTTCGCGACTTGGTTCCAAAGAAATACTCCAAGTTTATTCCTGTTCCTATGGCTATGGCTATACCATTTTACATCGGAAGCAGCTTTGCTATTGATATGTGTGTTGGAAGCTTGATATTGTTTATTTGGCAGAAGGTTGATAGGGCTAAGGCTGATGCATTTGGATCAGCGGTTGCGTCTGGTTTGATATGTGGAGATGGAATTTGGACACTTCCTAGCTCTTTTCTTGCTCTTGCTGGAGTGAAGCCACCTATTTGTATGAAATTCTTGTCTAAAGCAAAAAATGCTAAAGTTGATGCCTTCTTAGAACATtga